The Candidatus Babeliales bacterium genome has a segment encoding these proteins:
- a CDS encoding metal-dependent hydrolase: MPNYKGHLVGGLVVYGMIFFGLLGALKPSMLTAGEWLLFTLAGALFPDIDIKSKGQKYFYYVIFLFFIVLVAKEQFHTLTCCSFIIMSPMLVRHRGIFHNPLFVTAMPLLVWFCASIMVPHVSRQLFFDAMFFIAGALSHIWLDFGTSQMFRRLLSRKKSR; encoded by the coding sequence ATGCCAAACTATAAAGGGCATCTAGTTGGCGGATTGGTAGTCTATGGAATGATTTTTTTTGGATTATTGGGTGCACTAAAGCCATCAATGCTTACCGCAGGAGAATGGCTTTTGTTTACCCTGGCCGGAGCATTGTTTCCTGATATTGATATTAAAAGTAAGGGACAGAAATATTTTTATTATGTTATTTTTCTGTTTTTTATTGTGTTGGTAGCAAAAGAACAGTTTCATACATTGACGTGCTGTAGTTTTATTATTATGTCACCAATGCTTGTGCGGCATCGCGGAATTTTTCACAATCCATTGTTTGTCACTGCAATGCCACTTTTGGTATGGTTTTGTGCGAGCATTATGGTACCACATGTATCGCGACAACTTTTTTTTGATGCCATGTTTTTTATAGCTGGCGCACTTTCCCATATCTGGCTAGATTTTGGAACGAGTCAGATGTTTCGACGATTACTGAGTAGAAAAAAAAGTCGGTAA